GGCATCTAACAGCTTCATTTAAGTATTATGTCAGTATAGTTATTATAGTTACAATAACGGCATCTAAAAGCAACATGGATTTAAGGCCTAGAACCAGGGATGACATGTCTTCCCCAATGTTGGGAGCAGTTAAATTGCCTGCCTCCCCACAATAAGGACACTTCACTAAATATATAAAAGTTGTCCCACCCTGAAATAAAACTCAATCTTATACCCCTGACTGAAAACAACACtgtatttagaaatattatACTGTCAGAACTAACAAaatatttagattatttattttaaaaaagccTGGCATTTCAATTAGTCTAAATTGATTATGGGATTGTATAATGGAATATCAATTGAAATTgaatgtacataatatcatgATTGGATTCTTAAATGTACAGTGTGTAATACATGGATACAAGTTGCTGTAAAAAAGTAACTTCATTTTTGGATTAGAATTTTGACTTACGGTTGATCAACAATTAAATGTTAGAACATTTGGGGAACTAAAGAAAGAATGctttactgaaataaaatacttaaaaacacaagtattatttattaaggattacattattaaatcaaacatatatatacatatatagacTAGTAATAGCAAATCTGTAATGTTGTTATATAGAAACTCTTCCACATTGTTCTGGCAGGTATAATATGGTTCCACACCATCTACAGTATATCCCTGCACATCTTTAActaaaaacaggaaacaggttactCATTAAAAGCAAGTGATACCGTTAATGTTGAGAAATAATATTTCTGTGTCAGATACTAAACAGAACTTTTTGATATGAAAGTAAATAACTTACATTACATATTTGAATATACAACATCACATTTCAGCAAACAATATTATTAATTTGATGCTAGTATggctatctgtctctctcagggaGTTGGCAATACATCTGGTTGTAAAGTGATCTGCTCACAGCAATTGCATGCACTTCAaatgaaaattatatttacatagATCGTTCTTAACCAAGGCTTTTTCATGAGTAGCTCATGTATCTTTTTATGACTATCATTGAGCCAACAGGGAATACAGTTGCCTAAGCTAGGCTTTGAATGTGCTTTATTGATTTAGTATGAGCTCCAGAGGAGCATAGTGATTCAAGTTAATGTGGAATAACATTGTATTGATGTCAGGGAATATGCCTGGAGAACACAAGcgagaaaatgtatattttcggAATATATTCTGTTGAAGAAACCATCTGAATTAATATATGAATACATCAGCATACGTTGATGTGTGGGTGGCATCTTCCAGTGGTACATGGAATGCCGTATTATCTTAATAGCTTCTAGCTACAGTGTGGAAAGGAGGATGACAAATGGGATCAACCTCATACACATCAATAACCCAAAACAGACTCTAATAACATATTACActaaagcagaaaaacatcaagATCTCGTTTCTCTTTTCGCCTTCATATAGAGCTCCAGCTGGCCCACAGTATGACCAGGGTGCTGGTGTAGACGACCAGGATGAACAGGTAAACTCTGAACAGAATGAGATCCACCTTGCAGCAGAGGGCCACCCATTCAGACTGAGCTGAGTCGTCCCTCTCCCCGTCCTGTAGGTAGAGTCGCAGGGCCACCACTTCCTGTAGCAGCCTCTCCAGCTGAGGAGAACTCTCCTGGGGCTCACTAAGGGACAGCAGGTCCTCGTCTGGAGCTAGGTCAAACTCGTAGCCTGGAGAGCAAATAAGTGTGGTGATGATGGAGTTAAACATtgatgttaaaaaaagaaaacttgcTGTTGCCACATTACAGTACTAATGGGGCTatgacactgtgtgtgtctggataaTGTAACAGGGATTTAATGTTCTCCCGGAGTTATTTGATGTTGACACAGATGTGTCGGAAGTGAGGGATTGTCAACATTTAGGAGAATTGGAAATCTGAGATAAATGCATCTCTGAAAAGTTTGGAAAAATGCTTCTCTGTCACCTCCACACTGATCTACGTCGTCCAGCGTTTTGACAGAGGTGAAGTTGCTCTCAAGGAAGGTCTGGCTGGATGAGCCGTACTTGTCaaggaggcaggcagacacTGACATCTCCTTGACCTCCTTCTCATTGTGGTGAAGGAGCTTCACTACCAAGATGGAAATGGCTAAATTCAGCACCAGCAGAGCCATGCACACGGCAAAGAACACCCCTATAGAATGGAGAGGTACAAAggtacattttcattatagTCATTTCGCAGACACTGTGAAGTTATTTTAAACACTCTCTGAAAAGATAGgagtgcattcattttgtctAACAAATGCGTTAGTTGCAGATTATATCACAAAATGCTttgtcaatcaaatcaatcaaaggtatttataaagccctttttatatcagcagatgtcacaaagtgcttttacaaaaccgGCCTTagaccccaaggagcaaacaacagtagtgttgaatttcagtggctaggaaaaactccctaacaatgccaaaatttaggaagaaacctagagaggacccaggctcagaggggtgaccagtcctcttctggctgtgccaggtgaacatattaagattacaattgtaataattaataaatgcatgtgggctgagtccagagtctatttaaacttagtccaggtcggaagcatgaccagatggacaaggacagggacaacacgggggagggggaggtgccagcacagtggcagctgaaatcgtcaggcatcgtctcgatctgcaacacaaccaggaagattttccaaaatattttggAACAGAGTAAAAACATTCTGCAACCATAAAAGCACCTTGAAAGCTCTCTGGAATCTGTTAAGATCTGTTTAGATTTTAAATAGAAGTATTAGTTCACTCAACTCtgtatgaaaaaaacatttggctgAAAGGTGAAGGAACATTGCGGACTatcagaggcgttgctaggatcacaatatatTCAGGGCTTTTGTCtgttgaaaaacatttcacaactaaaatgtaacttttttaaaaaaaattattctgctACACAAACAACACATACTGTGGACATGAAATTTCATTCTGTATCAGGTATTTTAATTCTGTATTTTAGGAGACATTGGGGCTATTTGAAACAACTATGTGATCGTAGGTAAGCCAAATTAAACTCTTAAGGATTCAGGTCTCTTGTTTGTAGTGAAAGACTTGCATCAAAAAGCCATTACGAAGTTGATGAAATCATGGGGGAAGATCATGAAGTAATAATTCACTGTTCAAAAAAAAGTAGTGCATTGCTTTTAAAGCATTATCTAAGACTCTGGAATTACTGAGATCGGAAGTCACAGCAACTGTTCAGTTCCACAATTAAAATCTATGCATGTTTTGTAACTATTATTTGTTCTATCCACAAATTCCCAGAATGGCTAAATGCTGTGAACACATCATACAGTATACTGATGTTTCACACTTTTTGAACAcatttgccggactgcgtaagtggagccggccaagaagagtgaaagTTTCTTACTGAGTcagtgggtgagtgagtgaataACTAACTGATTATCCATTGTTAAATAACGTATTGTTTAGAGATGCGGACTGCCATGTAGATGACCGGTGTTCGATCCTCACCACGGAAAAAAttaattaggcattaggatttgttcaactACCTTTGCACTGCAGCTGAAACTCTTTGTCACACCGAGCAACACTGTCAAAGGATCTGTGCACGAACGTCTTTACTTAAAGAAAGATCTTCTGAATGATCTTATGACTAATATTCCAAGCATATTTTTTCTTCCAGCCAATTGCGCACAAATCTCTTGCACAAACATGGGCATTATcatcattttcataatttttgttatttaaacCTCATTGTGTGACAATATTTGTGTGGTTATTTGGAACTGCTCTGCTCCTTTAAGATTATGTCTCAAATGTAGTGTGAAGGGGCAAGTTTGGAGTGATACTGCACAATGAAAAGCTTGTGTGTAAGCATTTCACTGCACCGTTTACAGCTGTATATTTAACACgcaggaaataaacatttaatctcCATCAAAGTCAGATACGGACACATTCCAAGGAGTAGATATTGTTTATTTCTCACCTATTGTAATGTATTAATTTCAAACCTTTTATCTTGAAGTCTTTGGTTGTTTATTGCACTACCTACCTACTTAACACGGTCCCAAATGGTAGGCCTTAATGAGATGAGAGGGGCTATGGCTTAACACAGTTTGAACAATGCTGAATTTTCAAATAACAAATGCTCTATATTTGAGTTGAGTTACAAGTTCACCAGCTTTTAAATCCGTATTACCTTCCCGTGGTTCCAAAATTTCGGTACAGTTTTATTCAAGTGAAGATTGACAAGAGTGGAGCAGTTACATATTACCGAAATCTCAGAACAGTGAGTGGGACTGGTGGGACTGGTGTACCTATGAGTGGTGTTCTGATGGCAGTGGCAGGCATCTCATCCATCAGGTTGACCCTGAAGACAGTGTAGCCCAGGAGGACACTGGTCTTGAAGGTGATGCGCGTGCCACTGTTAGGTGGCAGGTAGAAGCTGATGATGTCCACCACCATAAGGAAGATGCTGGGAATGACCAGACTCACCACATACAGCAGGGGGCGCCGGCGGATCAAGACCTGGCAAGTGGCACAGAAGAGAGTTTGACTTTTGGATTGTAGGTGagtttgaaaaactgaatttccTTCTCACTATTCTAAACCTAAATCCGTAACCATCCAATCTATAGACATCAACTGGCCTTTCCTAAACTGAACATACAGAAAATCCTGTTCTCACAATATCACCCTCCTATCCAACTCCAGCGGTCCAAAAACATAAATCCCCTCTACAGCCTCATTCACAATGAGCCAGAGTGTGTGAAGGTAACCCAACAAACCGTGGTGGGTGGACACTCCATCATTAAGTGCCCTTCTGAGCTAAATGTCCAACAGCAGCTTGCCAAGCCAGTCCTCGCAGTGAGTCTTTCCCCCACCTGCGCCAGGCACAAGGCCCATTTCTCTGTCAGAACAAGACAGCCATTGATCAACCCCCACAGAGACAGCCTCATTATGGTTCCCCACTCTCTGTCGCTCAGCGTTCTGGAAGCGCCTATCTATTAGCCCATCTATTAGCATTAGTGCTTAACCCCATCTGTGAAGTCCTGGCTGGTCACTTTAATACCCtcacagaaagaaaaggaggaaaATACAACCTTGTGTTGAGGCAAAGTCGCCCTATGAGATACTAACTTAGATTCCTATTGGATAGGCTTCAGCCAAATGGGAAATGATCAATCCTGATTGCACATTTTATattaactgactgactgggtaTGCATTGATGTATAAGTGGATAAAGAAGGTAGATTAATTCTTCAAGTCAAGTATGTGAAAAGAAAACGAGATATGACCCAGATCTAGAAAGGAGTACAGTCACGCACGTTGAACTGGATGTGGGCGTAGTCTTTTTCATcctggtggacctgccaatagCGGGAGGGCACGGACAACAGTTCCCACTCGCCATCATCCATGAAGGACTTCTGATTATTGGCGATCTCGTCTGCACTCCTCCATAAGGTAAGGTTCACCTCAGTCACTGCATACACAATGGAGAGGTCGAGAAGAGAGCGTATTAAGCCTTGATGACACTCAGTCGATATGATCTACTGTTGACTGGGAAAGGGGATCTTTGTCAGTTTGCACACACGGTCCAACTGAGGTTTGGCTTCCGTGCTTAACCCAACGCATTGAATTGGAGTGGTGTGTGGAGTTGCCACAATCAATGCCCAAGAAGCAGTTAGGGTCAACTGCCTTAATCAGGAACAGAACAACCCATTTTAAATGGTCATGTCTCAAACCTCTAGGTTATGTACGTTTAGCTCCCGTGTTTATGTGTGATATCCTTATGCATGTATTACTGCACATCTATACAAAGATATTCCATTGTAATTTTGCACTTGGAATATGTGTTTGGGCCAACGTCCCCCATTTGTGTAGATCCATATCTCAAATCATTTGCTTGGTGCGGTAATAATCTTTTGGTCTGTTTACACCTCTTCAGTCTCACCAGAGTGAAGCCAGCTGCGGAAGGTCAGAGGGCAGCTGTGCTTGTCGAAGGGGAAGGCATACATCTCCAGGTCACATGCAGACACCACCTGGATGGGCTTGTTGTTCTTCACCATCCCTGAAGAGTTGACATACACGTAGGGGATGGCCGGAGACTCTCCTACATCCACACTCACGGGGGGGAAAGGTCACATACTTTATGGTTATGAAGATGTAGCTGCGTACAGCACTGTCAAACGAGACGCTCTGACTTCCTGGTCAGTCTGGTCATTTCCTTCGATTATTATACTGAGTATGCGTTCTTGTCCAGAGAATGTTACAGTAGTGAACgcatacattcatatattttgtataaagTAATACTATATTATGTATAAAGTAATAAAGTAATACTTCTGTGAAAAGCAAAAGGGTAATGAGTAATCCAAAGACGTTATGTCATTGGAAAAGGAACTGATTATGTAAACGTACAATTCACTGATGATTAGATCCGGAACCCATATGGTGTCAGAGGACAGTGAGATCTCAGTGATCCCATCAAACTCCTCAGGATCCCACACCAGGAACTCATCCGTCCAGATCTGGCATCAAAAACAGGAATTTGCCAGCAAACACATCACAAGAATATAAAATGAAGTACATGACAGATGCATGTCTGTTTAGCCGTACATGATAAACAACACAGAAGCAGGCTGTGTCTTTCAGACAGAATATTAAAGGatagattttttatatataatttcagTGCATTTGTGTACATactgttttttcccccaaaattACAACATTTATATACAGAGTCCCTCTATTTCACAGTACCAAAGGTATTGGGACAGTTGGTTTAACAGGTGTTTCTGGCTGGTGGTGTTTTCATACTAATTATTTGTCCAAAGAAATGTTGGTGCCCTGAAATAAGGGCAGTGTAAAAAATGGGTTATCATTTGTGAATGGGGAAAACAACATGTACACAAATGGTGGAaccaatatatacacaaataaaagctgagaatctatactatacatacattaattaatttaaacctTCAGAAAATAGTGCCACAGAAGACAAACATTTTCTCtcaacctgttttttttttatatccaattcTAGCAACGGCTCTTTTCCATTGCATCAACTCCAAACAGATTTGGGAAAGTTTAGGATCGCAGCAAGCACATGAAGTGTGTCAACACCTAAGGCACGCTCACTAATTACCAGGCTACCCCAGGTGCATGTGCCAAAGCCACCTGACAGTGTCGCTTAAGAGCAACAAGACTTGCCCAGCCAAACGTCAGCTAGCAGCAAAGCCAAGGTGCTGTCATGACTCAAACACAGACTGTGTTGGTTAGCTTGGTGATAGGAAAGAGTGTCTCGGATTACCTGGGGGGCACCTCAGTAACATGTTTGACTAGATGTGTAACTTCTTCCGCACAATCAATGGCACAAGAAAAAGGTTTAGGTACCGTAGGAAAATACATTGAAGTGAATGGAGAATTACTTCTCTTGGCCATATGCACATATTTAACCTAATGGGATTTTTCTATTCTATTTTTAATATCTCACTAAACCACTCTATTCAAACTACCAAAAGAATGCTTAGCAGTGATGATTCCATAAAGGAGTaattgaagaaattacactttcaAAAATACAAACAGTATTTGTGTGATGGGTTTCATGACAGAGGCATTCAACTCTCTCCTCAAGGACTCCCAGACATTGTCTTGAATAGGCACAACAGATTCACTAATAAAGTGGACAAGtctaatcaggtgtgctagctctggaatagattaaatacatggaatggctggggcTCCATGAGGAGAGTGTTGAATAcctctgtacattttatgttgcaTGTAAACTGAAAATTGTATGTTTAATGCCAAAAGAAGATTATTCATACCAACCTGCCGGTACCAAATGCTTGTGGTAACTTGCTGGGTCTTTCCATCCTTTGAAAAGTAAATATTccaaaataaattatgattttgtttgtttttattttggttctTACATTATTTGTGCAGACAATTAACATTTGTAAGTGTTTTAGAGCACATGTTTTTGTGCCTGTTTTATGACACATGCTGAAGTAATGGGTAATGGTATTGTGCAAGATGAAGCCATAAAATGCTCTTTACCACATCAAGAACTGACTGCAGGATGAGGTCTATGTAGATTAGTGTGGGACTGGTCCAGGTCTGAACAGGTCTCACTCCACAGTCGTATTT
This genomic window from Esox lucius isolate fEsoLuc1 chromosome 7, fEsoLuc1.pri, whole genome shotgun sequence contains:
- the htr3b gene encoding 5-hydroxytryptamine receptor 3B yields the protein LAPLAELLPDKPKRSALNQLTRALLRKYDCGVRPVQTWTSPTLIYIDLILQSVLDVDGKTQQVTTSIWYRQIWTDEFLVWDPEEFDGITEISLSSDTIWVPDLIISEFVDVGESPAIPYVYVNSSGMVKNNKPIQVVSACDLEMYAFPFDKHSCPLTFRSWLHSVTEVNLTLWRSADEIANNQKSFMDDGEWELLSVPSRYWQVHQDEKDYAHIQFNVLIRRRPLLYVVSLVIPSIFLMVVDIISFYLPPNSGTRITFKTSVLLGYTVFRVNLMDEMPATAIRTPLIGVFFAVCMALLVLNLAISILVVKLLHHNEKEVKEMSVSACLLDKYGSSSQTFLESNFTSVKTLDDVDQCGGYEFDLAPDEDLLSLSEPQESSPQLERLLQEVVALRLYLQDGERDDSAQSEWVALCCKVDLILFRVYLFILVVYTSTLVILWASWSSI